A region of Mugil cephalus isolate CIBA_MC_2020 chromosome 3, CIBA_Mcephalus_1.1, whole genome shotgun sequence DNA encodes the following proteins:
- the glceb gene encoding D-glucuronyl C5-epimerase B: MRCLAARVNYKTLIVICALFTLITVLLWNRCSSDTSIRFLPRAAMVAPSPKIGDASISSQQHPPQPPEPPPVVGVVSGIKYEEIDCLINDDATIKGRREGGEIYLPFSWMEKYFEVYGKVVQYDGYDRFEFQHSYSKVYAQREPYHPDGVFMSFEGYNVEVRDRVKCISGVEGVPLSTQWGPQGYFYAIQIAQYGLSHYSKNLTERAPHVEVYDTAEERDSRASTAPWGVPKGCGLSRVYDKTRASSVRQFSAPESSEGVSLQLSNSKDFILSLDVKFVSNGSVSVILETTEKGPPFTIHYVTSAQLIAFKDREITYGVGPRTTWSTLTRDLITDLRKGVGLSNTKAVKATKIMPRRVVRLVLHGRGFVDNVTISTTAHMAAFFAASEWLLRNQDERGGWPIMVTRKLGEGFRPLEPGWYSAMAQGQAMSTLVRAYLLTKDQAYLNAALKAVGPYKVPSAQHGVKAVFMNKYDWYEEYPTTPSSFVLNGFIYSLLGLYDVTETAGEKLGREAGQLFSRGMESLKAMLPLFDTGSGSIYDLRHFMLGTAPNLARWDYHTTHINQLQLLASIDNSAIFKDVVKRWKNYLKGIRAKHN, translated from the exons ATGCGCTGCCTGGCTGCTCGGGTCAACTACAAGACCCTCATCGTCATCTGCGCCCTCTTCACGCTCATCACCGTGTTGCTGTGGAACCGCTGCTCGAGCGACACCTCCATACGCTTCCTGCCCCGCGCCGCCATGGTGGCTCCCAGCCCCAAGATCGGGGATGCCAGCATCAGCAGCCAGCAGCATCCTCCCCAACCCCCGGAGCCCCCGCCTGTGGTCGGGGTCGTCAGCGGGATCAAGTACGAAGAAATTGACTGTCTGATCAACGACGACGCGACTATCAAAGGGCGGCGAGAGGGCGGAGAGATCTACCTGCCCTTCTCGTGGATGGAAAAGTACTTCGAGGTGTACGGTAAAGTCGTGCAGTACGATGGCTACGATCGCTTTGAGTTCCAGCACAGCTACTCGAAGGTTTACGCCCAGCGGGAGCCCTACCACCCCGACGGGGTCTTCATGTCCTTCGAGGGATACAACGTGGAGGTTCGGGATCGTGTGAAGTGCATCAGTGGAGTGGAAg gCGTGCCTCTGTCCACGCAGTGGGGTCCTCAGGGCTACTTCTACGCCATCCAGATTGCCCAGTACGGCTTGAGCCACTACAGCAAGAACCTGACTGAGCGCGCCCCCCACGTGGAGGTGTACGATACGGCCGAGGAGAGGGACAGCCGGGCTAGCACGGCGCCCTGGGGTGTGCCCAAAGGTTGCGGCCTCAGCCGCGTCTACGACAAGACCAGAGCTTCCTCTGTGCGTCAGTTCAGTGCTCCAG AGTCCTCAGAAGGCGTGTCCCTCCAGCTGAGCAACTCCAAAGACTTTATCCTGAGCCTGGACGTCAAGTTCGTCTCCAACGGCAGCGTGTCCGTGATCCTCGAAACCACAGAGAAAGGCCCGCCCTTCACCATCCACTACGTGACCAGCGCGCAGCTCATCGCCTTCAAAGACCGCGAGATCACCTACGGGGTCGGGCCGCGGACCACCTGGAGCACCCTGACCCGAGACTTGATCACCGACCTCAGGAAGGGCGTCGGGCTGTCCAACACCAAGGCTGTCAAGGCCACAAAG ATCATGCCCAGACGGGTGGTGCGGTTGGTCCTCCACGGGCGCGGCTTTGTCGACAACGTCACCATCTCCACCACCGCCCACATGGCCGCCTTCTTCGCCGCCAGCGAGTGGCTGCTGCGCAACCAGGACGAACGGGGCGGGTGGCCCATCATGGTCACCCGTAAACTGGGGGAGGGCTTCCGGCCCCTGGAGCCCGGCTGGTACTCGGCCATGGCCCAGGGCCAGGCCATGTCCACCCTGGTGAGAGCCTACCTCCTCACGAAGGACCAGGCGTACCTCAACGCTGCCCTCAAGGCAGTGGGACCCTACAAGGTGCCTTCAGCGCAGCACGGGGTCAAAGCCGTGTTCATGAACAAGTACGACTGGTATGAAGAGTACCCCACCACTCCCAGCTCTTTTGTCCTCAACGGCTTCATCTACTCCCTGCTGGGACTCTACGACGTGACCGAGACAGCCGGGGAAAAGCTTGGCAGGGAGGCAGGGCAGCTGTTCAGCCGCGGCATGGAGTCGCTGAAGGCCATGCTGCCGCTCTTCGACACGGGCTCCGGGAGCATCTACGACCTGCGTCACTTCATGTTGGGCACCGCACCCAACTTGGCTCGCTGGGACTATCACACCACGCACATTAACCAGCTACAGTTGCTGGCGTCCATAGACAACTCCGCCATCTTCAAGGATGTAGTGAAGCGCTGGAAAAACTACTTAAAAGGGATTCGTGCCAAGCACAACTAG